aaatagagAAGAACTAAAAAGACCCTTTATCATATATTGCAGCATGTCCATTctctagggggttggactagatggccctccgGGTCTCTACCggcgctacaattctatgatctcaactacactgtttgactgtagcttgctcttagAACAGTTCACTTGTCCCaatatgcaagaaggagaaacacacacagtggaaatggaaatggagatGGCATTAACTATGGACCaaagcagaggtttttaaactgtggtctgTGAGCTCCATTTGGGTGGCCTGCGAAAAGGCTACAGCACAGTCAAATATCTCTGTACTCAGCCCTTCACTTAACTTTTCCTTGATGTGGTGATGGAGGACGAAGGTGCCCAGAAAAGGGTTCCATGAATTGTGTAGCAGCAGCACAGAAGCACAGAACGTGTGTCTGTTGCTGCTCATGAGTCAGCTGTCTTGATGGAGAGGTCAGTTGCTGGAGTTGGACCTGTGACTGGCTCCCtgggaatttcaaacactgctctTCTACTAGGGGAGGCTGTCTGTCTTCTCTGGAAACAGTGCAGGAAACAGTCCCTGTTGGTGTTAGgtgaagtggggggagggagggataccATCTTCCTAGAACGGCCCCTGTGGTACGCAGGGCATCTTgttttgcatgcggaaggtcccaggttcagcctgCAGGCAGGGCTGCGAGAGGTTCCTGCTTGCAGCAGcggagagcctctgccaatcagtgtggatactactgagctagatgggccaataatCCGACTCTGTGTGAGGCAGCTTCCAGTGTCCCTGAGAAGGCAGCTGGAGCCCATGTGGAGCTGCTGTGTGGCCAGggattgccagggatgatgggagttgtagtcccacaacatctagaAGGAAAATCTacaaaggtaaatggacccctgaccatcaggtccagtcgtgtccgactctggggttgcggcgctcatctcgctctataggcctagggagccggcgtttgtccgcagacagtttccgggtcatgtggccagcatgacaaagccgcttctggcgaaccagagcagcgcacggaaacgccgtttaccttcccgctggagtggtccctatttatctacttgcacttggacgtgctttcgaactgctaggtgggcaggagcagggactgagcaacgggagctcaccccgtggcggggattcgaaccgccgaccttctgatcagcaagccctagactctgtggtttaacccacagcgccagcaggacccgagtgcaaaaACACTCCCCTCACCCcaatctccagcaactggtattatgaagcattactgtctccaactgtgcaggcagagcacagccatcctggctagtagccgttGAAATTAGGCCCTGTGATTTCAGCAGGTTTACTCTAAAACTGAATTGAACACCGCCCTGTttttctaatccccttttaagaACTGAATTGGCACCGACTAAGAGCAGGAGAAATAAAGTGCTTCACAGAGGTGTGGCGATGGACGTGAgtttagatggcttttaaaaagggggcTTAGAGAGTTTCGTGGAAGAGGAGCAAAGAGGCACCTGTGGCTTATTAGCTGTGATGTTTAGGAGCGTTACCAGGAATGTTTTGGACCAGCCTCTGCGGAGGGCTGCTGCCATTAGGTAAACTTCCTGGAGGCACCTGATTCACTGCAGTGGCAGGCCGTGGGTTCCATAGGGTTGTGCGGCTGCCgcagtgggaactgtagttcagagggcaccaggctggggaaggctgaatCAGACGGGCCTCTGCTCTTATCTAGCAGGGCGCCGtcagaccatataacactggtcctaaaggatctacactggcttcCAGCATGttcccgagcacaattcaaagtgttggtgctgacctgcaAAGCCCTGAAGGAGCGTCCGCAGCTCCACCGTCCAGCCTGGAGACTGAGgtccacccatagctgtcaacgtttcccttttttaaagggaaattcccttattccgaatagcaTCCCTCGCTAGAAAAGGggtaagttgacagctatgggtccaTCTCAGAGGGTCTTTTGGCGgctccctcgctgtgagaagtgaagttacaaacaaccaggcagagggccttctccttggtggcgccctccctgtggaacgtcctcccatcagattgtcaaggaaataaagaactatcttgacttttagaaggcacctgaagggaagtttttaaggtttgctgttttattgtgttttcagtaTTTTGCTGGGAGCAGTTGCAACGCAGGCAgggcaacgcagtcagatgggcagcatattattatcattattatcattattattccttCAGCTGTGCTCCTGTTTCTGAGCCTGGAGACtcacccctccccacctgcacAGCGGCTTGCTTTGCATTTCCCCTTCAGACTTGATATCTGAGGGGCTGGGGAAAACTACCACCACCATTGGGGCAGAGGATCTAGGCTCAAAGCCTTTGCCACGTccctgctgggtgtgtgtgtgtgtgcgcgcgcgcgcttcTGAGCATATAGAAGTGGCGAGTAAAAGCCCCAATACCCACTCCGTGCTTGGCACTGACAACCCTTTCTCCGCCTTCTTGCAGCAGCTGGTGTTAACACTCTCCTTGCTTTTTTGGCTACCTTCTGAGATTTGTGTGTGggtgttattattgttgttattattattattatctttattggCGTTAGTTTCCCTAGTAACATTAAACCCCAGAGTTTTATTGCTCTTCCTAACAGGTGAGTGatgtaacggaaaatcccaggtgtggaactgcccaggcacctggcccttggggataagcccactggtttctgtggagttaaataaaagcagtccagccactggagcaaaggACAAAACAGGGTTtattattgcgcaataggttacagtcaaactgcacacccagagcagcgttacaagaacttttaaaaacttgtaccatatcccagaatacagtttggaaacatcatcactacatcacaaaaggggaggattatacatgattaacatataggaaaaccaagattaacatatgggggaaatggagcaatatcatggagatagccctgggccaatgtgaatgggtgttaagtattggcaaggatatcttgagcacttatctgggagagaacaatgggattccggttgagggatattagcccagtggcttcctgaagcacccagacattacctgctgaggcatttccctgtgtacctgGTCTgcatcatggcagagagatgggttcccttaagggcagcaCTTCGTACCCCAATGactttactcgggaggagactttgcttaggtgaccgccccccccccccccataatttctgtAACAGTGCTAATGGCTCTTGTCCGACTGAATTTGTGCACTTAAGGTGCATCAAGAGCTGCTTCGATAACTTGGGTATGTAGAGGAAAGAGGATCTAGGAGCATGTTCCTCCGTTTTCGTCCCCCTGCCTTGCCCCAATTTAGGTTCAGATCAAGGGGGCGAGGGAGAGGCGGCTCTGAAAAGCTTTCCACCTCTTGTTTCTTTAATCTGGATTTCAGGGCTACGAAGTGTCATCTTCTGACAACACCAGGATTATTTGACTGTGCCTCTCCGGACTTTTAGCTTGCCATTGTTGATAAAAAGCCTTCCTCCCGCTCCACAACAATGGACCAGCTTAAGATACGCCGGCATCATAATGCATAAAGCTTCCATTTGTTGCCCCTGAGGAACAATAACCATTTAGTGGCTTAGCCAGTCACTgagctgtggggaggggagggaactcagCGCTTCGATTTTCCGGAGTAAAATTGACCTAGATCTGGGCTGGGCGAGAAATTCTCTTCTTCCCACAGACCCCTGTTGTTAGTCAGCTCCCTTTTCGTCTACCTGCCTGCCCAGCCTTTTCCTATCTGGTAACATCTCAAAAGGATGCTTGGACATTTCGCTGACATTTCGCCTAAATAGAATCATccagttggaagagatcacaagggccatccagtccaaccccctgccaagcaggaaacaccatcaaagcattcctgacagatggctgtcaagcctccgcttcaaggcctccaaagaaggagactccaccacactccttggcagcaaattccactgtccaacagctcttactgtcaggaagttcttcctaatgtttaggtggaatcttctttcttgtagtttgaatccattgccccgtgtccgcttctctggagcagcagaagacagcctttctccctcctctatatgacatccttttctatatttgaacatggctatcatatcaccccttaaccttctcttctccaggctaaacatacgcagctccctaagccgttcctcataaggcattgtttccaggcctttgaccatttcagGGCTCCAGAAAAAGCCAAACGCTGGTCAGAATAGAAAGTGGTGAACAGCCACCAGAGAAGGGTCAGGGCAGATTTCTTTAGGGAGGGAGTTTCCTTAGCCGTGGGGCAGCTGCAAAGATTCttaaattttattgttatttgttattattttttaaatttattggcCACTTTCTTTACCAAGGTAACTTAAAACACGTAACACCTACAgcacaaaagaaaacacaaccaTCCCACCGAATCAAAGAGGCTACAGATAATTAAAAGTCAAAGGAAGGCCTGGTAGAAAAGGAATACTTCTGCCTAGCGCCTAAATAGTATGCAACAATTGGAAAATGTTTGCAGAATACTTAAAAACTCATTGTAAAGATGGTAAAACACAAATAGGATTTGAGTAAGAATAGCAGTGAGGGTgaactttttgtttttcttgtgagATAGGGTGAACATATAGAGTAACTATAATATGCCACATAAATTCAAATTTTGAGGGaaccagggagggtgggaggggaagtCATAGCTGGAATGATTGATTGGtaaatttaaaaatgttactgAATTGCTTATttgttaaattaataataataataataaaacagttgGCATATGGGTTAAAAGGATAACTTTTACTTGGTGGAAACGGGAATCACTCAGCAGCCTTTGGGGAATCTGCCTGTATTGAAACCTAGGAATGGTGAATCTGAACACTCTCCTCTCTCTATTGGGTTCTTTGACATCTAGGGCCATGTTCACTGGTGGAATGCGGGAAGCCAACCAGGACGTGATTGAGCTAAAAGGCGTCTCTGCGAAGGGCTTGAAGCACATCATTGAGTTCGCCTACAGTGCCGAAGTGACGCTGGACCTGGACTGCATCCAGGACGTCCTCGGGGCGGCCGTCTTCCTGCAGATGGTCCCGGTGGTGGAGCTGTGCGAGGAGTTCCTCAAGTCTGCCATGAGCGTCGAGACCTGCCTCAACATCGGGCAGATGGCCACCACCTTCAGCCTTGCCTCCTTGAAGGAGTCGGTGGACGCCTTCACCTTCCGCCACTTCCTCCAGATTTCCGAGGAGGAGGACTTCCTCCACCTGCCCCTCGAGCGCCTCGTCTTCTTCCTCCAGAGTAACAAGCTCAAGAGTTGTAGCGAGATCGACCTCTTCCGGGCCGCCATCCGCTGGCTGCAGTACGACCCGGCGCGCCGCGGCAACGCCAGCCAGGTCCTCTGCCACATCCGCTTCCCGCTTATGAAGTCCTCTGAGCTGGTGGACCACGTCCAGACTTTGGACATCATGGTGGAAGACGTGCTGTGCAGGCAGTACCTCCTGGAGGCTTTCAACTACCAGATCCTGCCCTTCCGGCAGCACGAGATGCAGTCGCCCCGCACCGCCATCCGCTCGGACGTGCTCTCCCTCATCACCTTTGGCGGCACACCCTACACGGACAACGACCGCACCGTGAGCAGCAAGGTCTACTACCTTCTGGATGGCAGCGCCCGGCAGTTTAAGGAGCTGACGGAGATGGAGGTGGGCAGCAGCCACACCTGCGTGGCGCTGCTGGACAACTTTGTCTACGTGGTTGGCGGGCAGCACCTGCAGTACCGCAGCGGCGAGGGGGCAGTCGACGCCTGCTACCGCTACGACCCGCACCTGAACCAGTGGCTGCGCATCCAGGCCATGCAGGAGAGCCGGATCCAGTTCCAGCTGAATGCCCTGCATGGCATGGTCTACGCCACGGGGGGCAGGAACCGCTCCGGCAGCTTGGCCTCAGTGGAGAGGTACTGCCCGCGGACCAACGAGTGGAGCTACGTGTGCTCGCTCAAGCGCAGGACGTGGGGGCACGCCGGGGCCGCGGTGGGGGGCAGGCTGTACATATCGGGTGGCTACGGGATCTCGGTTGAGGACAAGAAGGCCCTGCACTGCTACGACCCCGCCATGGACCAGTGGGAGTTCAAGGCCCCCATGAACGAGCCACGAGTCCTGCACGCGATGGTCAGCGCCAACA
The genomic region above belongs to Lacerta agilis isolate rLacAgi1 chromosome 18, rLacAgi1.pri, whole genome shotgun sequence and contains:
- the KLHL26 gene encoding kelch-like protein 26, whose translation is MAESGGAEAFASAERPPTPSIAGGGGGSGGGGGGGGGSGSSSMADKSSTLKCTFSAPGHSTTLLHGLASLRAQAQLLDVILTINNEVFQVHKVVLAACSDYFRAMFTGGMREANQDVIELKGVSAKGLKHIIEFAYSAEVTLDLDCIQDVLGAAVFLQMVPVVELCEEFLKSAMSVETCLNIGQMATTFSLASLKESVDAFTFRHFLQISEEEDFLHLPLERLVFFLQSNKLKSCSEIDLFRAAIRWLQYDPARRGNASQVLCHIRFPLMKSSELVDHVQTLDIMVEDVLCRQYLLEAFNYQILPFRQHEMQSPRTAIRSDVLSLITFGGTPYTDNDRTVSSKVYYLLDGSARQFKELTEMEVGSSHTCVALLDNFVYVVGGQHLQYRSGEGAVDACYRYDPHLNQWLRIQAMQESRIQFQLNALHGMVYATGGRNRSGSLASVERYCPRTNEWSYVCSLKRRTWGHAGAAVGGRLYISGGYGISVEDKKALHCYDPAMDQWEFKAPMNEPRVLHAMVSANSRIYSLGGRMDHVDRCFDVLAVEYYVPEANQWTTVSPMRAGQSEAGCCLLEKKIYIVGGYNWHLNNVTSIIQVYNTETDEWERDLHFPESFAGIACVPVILPQTTARR